One window from the genome of Musa acuminata AAA Group cultivar baxijiao chromosome BXJ1-4, Cavendish_Baxijiao_AAA, whole genome shotgun sequence encodes:
- the LOC135672166 gene encoding uncharacterized mitochondrial protein AtMg00860-like: MVDTSVTHNFIVDREAKQLGLILEKNPSRMKAVNSEAKRISSQTLEEHIELLRTIFKILRENTLFVKREKCYFAQMEILFLGHRIGDGSIWMDQSMVQVVVEWQTPVLELRSFLSFVNYYRRFIAEYSKHTTPSTELLKKEQPWRWSDKCEAAFLDLKAAVLEESMLKLPDYGKPFEVYTNALDFAIKRVPMQKGHPVAYESRKLNETERQYLVHEKEMTAVIHCL; this comes from the exons atggtagATACGAGTGTTACCCATAACtttattgtcgatcgagaagcaaagcaacttggcttgatcttggagaagaacccaagtcgaatgaaggcagtgaactcggaggccaagcgaatctccag ccaaacgctcgaggagcatatcgagctccttcggacaattttcaagattCTCagagagaacactttgttcgtgaaaagggagaagtgttaCTTTGCTCAAATGGAAATCTTGTTTTTGGGGCATCGAATTGGTGATGGCTCCATTTGGATGGATCAATCAATGGTGCAAGTAGTTGTGGAATGGCAAACTccggtgctagagttgagatccttccttagttttgtcaactactatcgacgctttatAGCGGAGTATTCAAAGCATACAACTCCATCGACAGAgttactgaagaaggagcagccttggaggtggtctgacaaatgtgaagctgcattcctagatctaaaggctgctgtgttggaagaatcgatgctcaaattgccagactatggtaAGCCCTTCGAAGTCTATACAAATGCTTTAGACTTCGCTATTAAAAGAGTACCCATGCAGAAGGGTCATCCGgtagcctacgagagccgcaaactcaacgagaccgagcgacagTATctggtgcatgagaaggagatgacagcagtgatccactgtctatga